One genomic region from Methanorbis furvi encodes:
- a CDS encoding adenosylhomocysteinase: MHTGEQKIQWAAQYMPVLNAIRERFEKEKPLAGQRIGMALHVEAKTACLVRTLAAGGAEVYITGCNPLSTQDDVADALREGGIACYAKRGCNTEEYYAAIDKVLDARPTLTIDDGMDLINRVHIDRRDVLPEIIGACEETTTGIHRLRAMQADGKLEFPVIAVNDTPMKHYFDNVHGTGESVLASIMLTTNVLLAGRHVVVAGYGYCGRGVATKARALGARVIVTEIDSRRALQAHFDGFDVMSMVEATKVGDLFVTTTGNCSIITGRHFPLMKSGAILSNAGHFNNEIDGIWLAEHATAVEHRDGIDTYIIDGKKIHLLAEGRLVNLATPKGMGHPIEVMDLSFAVQALSVEYVAKFGRSLSAGVHDVPTEMDEYIARLKLDAVGATLDELSAEQKEYMCSWNHGT; this comes from the coding sequence ATGCATACCGGAGAACAGAAAATTCAGTGGGCCGCCCAGTATATGCCGGTCCTGAATGCGATTCGTGAACGGTTTGAAAAGGAGAAGCCTCTTGCAGGTCAGCGCATCGGTATGGCGCTCCATGTTGAGGCAAAGACTGCATGCCTGGTCAGAACGCTCGCCGCCGGAGGGGCCGAGGTTTACATCACCGGATGTAATCCGCTTTCAACGCAGGATGATGTGGCAGACGCCCTTCGCGAGGGAGGTATTGCCTGCTATGCAAAACGAGGATGCAATACTGAGGAGTACTATGCGGCTATCGACAAAGTTCTCGACGCCCGCCCGACGCTTACGATCGATGACGGCATGGACTTAATCAACCGTGTTCACATCGACCGCCGCGATGTGCTGCCGGAAATTATTGGCGCATGCGAGGAGACCACGACCGGTATTCACCGCCTGCGTGCGATGCAGGCTGACGGAAAGCTGGAGTTTCCGGTTATCGCAGTGAACGATACGCCGATGAAGCATTATTTTGATAATGTGCACGGAACTGGCGAGAGCGTGCTTGCATCCATCATGCTGACTACGAACGTGCTTCTTGCAGGCCGTCATGTGGTGGTTGCTGGATACGGCTACTGCGGCCGCGGTGTTGCAACCAAAGCGCGGGCACTTGGAGCACGCGTGATTGTGACCGAGATCGATTCCCGCCGTGCGCTTCAGGCACACTTCGATGGGTTTGATGTGATGAGTATGGTTGAGGCGACAAAGGTTGGCGATCTGTTTGTTACGACAACCGGCAACTGCAGTATCATCACCGGCCGCCACTTCCCACTGATGAAGTCGGGCGCAATTCTCTCCAACGCCGGCCACTTCAACAATGAGATCGATGGCATCTGGCTTGCAGAACATGCAACAGCTGTCGAACACCGCGACGGCATCGATACCTACATCATCGACGGCAAAAAGATTCACCTGCTTGCGGAAGGAAGACTGGTCAACCTCGCAACCCCGAAAGGTATGGGCCACCCGATCGAAGTGATGGACCTCAGCTTTGCGGTGCAGGCGTTGTCGGTTGAGTATGTGGCAAAGTTCGGGCGCAGTCTTTCTGCCGGCGTTCACGATGTGCCGACAGAGATGGATGAGTACATCGCACGGCTGAAACTTGACGCGGTCGGAGCAACACTGGACGAACTTTCCGCTGAGCAGAAAGAGTACATGTGCAGCTGGAATCACGGAACGTAA
- a CDS encoding methanogenesis marker 12 protein yields MYIGIDHGTTSLRFATDTGKRFKISREDAKEFTVSDLQKICPVEEIEGFALCYSMGDNFTEITPVAKLKNRGVITREGAGEHIGGGTRVFDVIKESGIPAVAVPGIHRGSDTDPRFKIYSHQTSPEKLGIAYLASKTLGDTFIVSDISSNTVSLLIAKGKFIGAFDACVFAPGTRHGALDVEAIRKVDSGELTANEAFTTAGVMHHMEEKYQNPTVAMWAAMECASLALLAPEAPVALAGSLAPELAEEISALLQKPVIVYDEWAASDGLAQIARDVFSGAKQILGIPVSKTLRVRMFGYRRIIFRPQER; encoded by the coding sequence ATGTACATCGGCATCGATCACGGAACAACCTCTCTGCGTTTTGCAACTGATACCGGCAAACGGTTCAAAATATCCCGGGAAGACGCAAAAGAGTTTACTGTTTCGGATCTGCAGAAAATTTGTCCGGTTGAAGAGATTGAAGGGTTTGCTCTTTGCTACTCGATGGGCGACAACTTCACGGAGATTACCCCTGTTGCAAAACTCAAAAACCGCGGAGTCATCACCCGCGAAGGTGCAGGAGAACACATCGGCGGAGGGACGCGGGTCTTTGATGTGATCAAAGAGTCAGGCATTCCGGCGGTTGCCGTTCCCGGTATTCACCGTGGTTCGGATACCGACCCGCGATTCAAGATTTACTCTCACCAGACAAGCCCGGAAAAACTCGGCATCGCCTATCTCGCATCCAAGACGCTTGGCGACACCTTCATTGTTTCTGACATCAGCTCCAACACCGTCTCTCTTCTCATCGCAAAAGGAAAGTTTATCGGCGCATTCGATGCCTGCGTGTTTGCTCCCGGCACCCGCCACGGAGCACTTGATGTCGAAGCAATACGAAAAGTGGACAGCGGAGAACTCACCGCAAACGAAGCCTTCACCACTGCAGGCGTCATGCATCACATGGAAGAAAAATATCAGAACCCGACCGTTGCCATGTGGGCCGCAATGGAGTGCGCATCACTTGCCCTGCTTGCTCCCGAAGCTCCGGTAGCACTGGCCGGCAGTCTTGCACCGGAACTTGCCGAGGAAATTTCCGCGCTTCTGCAAAAACCGGTTATCGTTTACGACGAGTGGGCGGCATCTGACGGACTTGCACAAATCGCACGTGACGTCTTTTCCGGGGCAAAACAGATTCTCGGCATACCAGTTTCCAAAACACTTCGCGTCCGAATGTTCGGGTATCGTCGAATTATATTTCGACCACAAGAAAGATAA
- a CDS encoding DnaJ C-terminal domain-containing protein, with translation MADTDTDTHYTTLGIPRNATAEMIKKAYISLVKQYHPDRAGTDEAKQDEYNERLLKIMASYEVLGDAEKRAEYDACLSENAEEQTSAPRGKKMCGMPTKGGDIETDYPISLAIAAYGKGKIPMKVAGERVVVKVYPGVRRYRLEGYGVPVEPGKPRGDLYVNLKIIPEENWELDDSTNNLIRKLQITPKQAERGGTVPVQMLFNKILKVTLPADVKTGDRFAPPEGKGLGVMSPKKKGDLIIEVEVVEKKGFLSGLFGK, from the coding sequence ATGGCCGATACCGATACTGATACTCATTATACCACGCTGGGTATTCCGCGAAATGCGACCGCCGAGATGATAAAAAAGGCCTACATTTCCCTGGTCAAACAGTATCATCCTGATCGTGCGGGAACTGACGAGGCAAAGCAGGATGAATACAACGAGCGCCTGCTCAAGATCATGGCAAGCTACGAGGTTCTCGGAGACGCTGAAAAACGTGCCGAGTACGATGCCTGCCTCTCGGAAAACGCGGAGGAGCAAACCAGCGCACCCAGAGGAAAAAAGATGTGCGGCATGCCGACCAAAGGCGGAGACATCGAGACGGATTATCCGATATCTCTCGCAATTGCTGCATACGGCAAAGGAAAAATTCCGATGAAGGTCGCAGGCGAACGGGTCGTTGTCAAGGTGTACCCGGGCGTGCGCCGTTACCGGCTTGAGGGCTACGGTGTACCGGTAGAGCCCGGAAAGCCACGCGGCGATCTTTACGTGAATCTGAAAATTATTCCTGAAGAGAACTGGGAGCTTGATGATTCGACCAACAATCTGATCCGAAAACTCCAGATAACTCCCAAGCAGGCCGAGCGCGGAGGCACTGTTCCTGTTCAGATGCTGTTCAATAAAATTCTCAAAGTCACGCTTCCTGCAGACGTCAAGACCGGCGACCGGTTTGCCCCGCCGGAAGGAAAAGGGCTTGGCGTGATGTCGCCGAAAAAGAAAGGAGATCTGATCATCGAAGTGGAAGTTGTGGAGAAGAAAGGATTTTTGTCCGGACTTTTCGGGAAGTGA
- the hisF gene encoding imidazole glycerol phosphate synthase subunit HisF, whose translation MGLTRRVIPCLDLKDGRVVKGVNFEGLRDAGDPVELARTYNEQGADEVVFLDIAASKNNRETMVDVIGRAADQLFLPLTVGGGIRTTKDIQEILRAGADKVSLNTAAVKTPEVISEGAKLFGNQCIVLAEDVRRNYEMRDGVTPVHLRDGRTCWYEVVIYGGSQPTGMDAISWAQDAVNRGAGEILLTSMETDGVKTGFDLEITATISENVDVPVIASGGVGTLEHFYDGFVFGKADACLAASVFHYGELTVRDVKEYLSSRGVSVRL comes from the coding sequence ATGGGACTTACACGGCGGGTTATTCCCTGTCTTGATCTCAAAGACGGGAGAGTTGTCAAAGGCGTAAACTTTGAAGGGCTGCGGGATGCGGGAGATCCTGTCGAGCTCGCGCGAACCTATAATGAGCAGGGAGCTGACGAGGTGGTGTTTCTGGATATTGCTGCTTCCAAAAACAATCGCGAGACGATGGTTGATGTTATCGGACGAGCTGCCGACCAGCTGTTCCTTCCCCTGACGGTCGGGGGAGGCATCCGCACCACCAAAGATATTCAGGAGATTCTCCGCGCGGGTGCAGACAAGGTGAGTCTGAACACTGCTGCTGTAAAGACGCCTGAGGTTATCAGCGAAGGAGCGAAGCTGTTTGGCAACCAGTGCATAGTGCTTGCCGAGGATGTCCGGCGAAACTATGAGATGCGGGATGGTGTAACCCCGGTTCATCTCCGCGACGGCAGGACCTGCTGGTATGAGGTCGTCATTTACGGCGGCAGTCAGCCGACCGGCATGGATGCAATTTCCTGGGCGCAGGATGCAGTCAATCGCGGAGCGGGAGAAATTCTCCTGACATCGATGGAGACGGACGGGGTGAAGACCGGTTTTGATCTGGAGATCACTGCGACAATCTCGGAGAACGTGGACGTTCCCGTGATTGCTTCCGGAGGTGTTGGGACGCTGGAACATTTCTATGACGGCTTCGTGTTTGGAAAGGCGGACGCCTGTCTTGCGGCGAGTGTGTTTCACTACGGTGAGTTGACGGTCCGTGATGTGAAGGAGTATCTCTCTTCGCGCGGCGTTTCGGTGCGGCTGTGA
- a CDS encoding transketolase C-terminal domain-containing protein encodes MPLQMMEGSIAVAETVRLCRPQVISAYPITPQTHIVEGLASIVADGRLDAEYICVESEFSALSACIGASAAGSRVYSATTSQGLALMAEVVFNSAGMRLPIVMGIANRAISAPLSIWNDQQDSIMMRDSGWLQLYAEDNQEAVDLHVLAYKICEDHDILLPAFVCFDGFILSHVFEPVDIPSQEEVDEFLGPFNPYQQLDVKDPISFGMYATPEYYLEFRYEHDQAVHRAADALRKHGKAFGEKFGRDYSELVEGYRLEDAEVAIIAMGSICGTTKDAIDEMRAEGKKVGLLKIRCFRPFPAADIAKALAHVKTVAVLDKNISLGAKGAVGIEVKDACYGLGIPIYDYVLGLGGRDVRKKDIKKIVELAEKGSGDMFYGLREELL; translated from the coding sequence ATGCCCCTGCAGATGATGGAAGGATCCATTGCTGTCGCAGAGACCGTTCGTCTCTGCCGGCCGCAGGTGATCTCCGCATACCCGATCACTCCGCAGACCCATATCGTCGAAGGTCTCGCATCAATTGTTGCCGACGGACGGCTTGACGCAGAGTACATCTGTGTGGAGTCTGAGTTTTCCGCACTCTCCGCATGTATCGGAGCGTCTGCTGCAGGCAGCAGAGTCTACTCAGCAACAACCTCACAGGGACTTGCCCTGATGGCTGAAGTGGTCTTCAACTCCGCAGGAATGCGGCTGCCAATCGTGATGGGTATTGCCAACCGTGCAATCTCCGCACCGCTGTCCATCTGGAACGATCAGCAGGACTCCATCATGATGAGAGACTCCGGTTGGCTGCAGCTCTACGCAGAGGACAATCAGGAAGCAGTTGATCTGCACGTCCTCGCTTACAAGATCTGTGAGGACCACGACATTCTGCTTCCGGCCTTTGTGTGCTTTGACGGATTTATCCTCTCGCACGTATTCGAGCCGGTTGACATTCCGTCTCAGGAAGAGGTTGATGAGTTCCTCGGTCCTTTCAATCCGTACCAGCAGCTTGACGTCAAAGATCCGATCTCGTTTGGAATGTATGCAACGCCTGAGTACTATCTTGAGTTCCGCTACGAACATGATCAGGCAGTCCACCGCGCGGCTGATGCCCTGCGCAAGCATGGAAAAGCGTTCGGCGAAAAGTTCGGCCGCGACTACTCCGAGCTTGTCGAAGGTTACAGACTCGAAGATGCCGAGGTCGCGATCATTGCGATGGGTTCGATCTGCGGAACGACCAAAGACGCAATCGATGAGATGCGTGCGGAAGGCAAGAAGGTTGGTCTGTTAAAGATTCGTTGCTTCCGTCCGTTCCCGGCAGCCGACATTGCGAAAGCGCTTGCCCATGTGAAGACGGTTGCAGTGCTTGACAAGAACATCAGTCTTGGTGCAAAGGGAGCTGTAGGAATTGAGGTTAAGGATGCCTGCTACGGCTTGGGCATTCCAATCTATGACTACGTCCTTGGTCTCGGCGGCCGCGACGTACGCAAGAAAGACATCAAGAAGATCGTAGAGCTTGCCGAGAAAGGTTCAGGCGATATGTTCTACGGACTGCGCGAGGAGTTGTTATAA
- a CDS encoding 4Fe-4S binding protein yields the protein MPLGIGCTARPGQGRNNKTGSWRVYYPILDKEKCTKCGTCQLICPEGCINQLPDKSYEIDLDFCKGCGMCAEECPDKAKAITMHKEEK from the coding sequence ATGCCGCTTGGAATAGGATGTACAGCACGACCCGGTCAGGGAAGAAACAACAAAACCGGTTCATGGCGGGTCTATTACCCGATTCTTGACAAGGAAAAGTGTACCAAGTGCGGAACATGCCAGCTGATCTGTCCGGAAGGATGCATCAACCAGCTGCCTGACAAAAGTTATGAGATTGATCTTGACTTCTGCAAAGGCTGCGGCATGTGTGCCGAAGAGTGCCCTGACAAAGCAAAAGCGATCACCATGCACAAGGAGGAAAAATAA
- a CDS encoding pyruvate ferredoxin oxidoreductase subunit gamma produces MRELRIHGRGGQGSVTAAELIATAAFTGGVYAQAFPAFGVERRGAPVQAFVRFSNEKIRLRSQIYEPDYIIVQDSTLIHDVNVFAGMSEGGIAIINTEKKGNYNLPSGVRLIVIDATAIALEEIGLPITNTTLMGAFAAASGEITLDALKDAIEERFPGKLAATNFAAAQRAYNMVKEGAV; encoded by the coding sequence GTGAGAGAGCTACGCATCCATGGTAGAGGCGGACAGGGATCCGTCACGGCTGCGGAACTTATTGCTACCGCAGCCTTCACAGGTGGAGTGTACGCCCAGGCGTTTCCGGCATTCGGTGTCGAACGCCGCGGCGCACCCGTCCAGGCATTCGTACGGTTCAGCAACGAGAAGATCAGACTGAGAAGCCAGATCTACGAGCCGGATTATATAATTGTACAGGACAGCACCTTAATTCACGACGTCAACGTATTTGCGGGAATGTCGGAAGGTGGGATTGCAATCATCAACACCGAAAAGAAAGGAAACTACAACCTTCCATCAGGTGTCAGACTGATTGTCATCGACGCAACAGCGATTGCTCTCGAAGAGATCGGCCTCCCCATCACCAATACTACGCTGATGGGAGCATTCGCCGCAGCAAGCGGTGAGATCACCTTAGATGCACTCAAAGATGCAATTGAAGAGAGGTTCCCCGGAAAACTTGCGGCAACCAACTTCGCCGCAGCACAGCGGGCATACAATATGGTAAAGGAGGGAGCAGTCTAA